Sequence from the Candidatus Paceibacterota bacterium genome:
TTAATTTTTGTATAGAAACCGATTTTTTCTTGCTGTTTTTGCCGAAGGGGCGTTATAATTTTGGCAAGATTTTTCTTTGACAAAACTATTTTTGAAAGGAGATGTTGCTATTATGATGATTGGTTTTTGTCAGAAAAAGAATCGAAATATTCCGGACAGAAAAGTTGAACATTATTGTTTTCCCTCGGGTTGTATCCAGCTTGTCATGAAGGCGACAAATCCTAAAGAACGAATAATCAAAAGGAATTTGCGGGACAATGGTAAGAATGGAAACGGGAATAGGAATGGCAAAAACGGATGCAGATGATTTTATTTTTGCGAGAAAGGAGGGGTAGAAAATGGCGGAAGGAATTCCTTGCGTTTGTGTCGGTTGTCTGATGGCTGAAAAAGATGATTGCGACGAAGGAAAATTTGGCCTTTCTTTTAAAAACTGTACTAACGGCAAAGTGATTGAATGTGATCTGCGCATTCCCTTGCCGGAAGAAAAAGGAGCTTAGCTAGTTTAGATGAAAAACAAAAAACAAAAGTCTTTCACGGCGTTCTTGCCATGAAAGACTTTTTCGTTTTTAATTAGAAGGAAGGGGAAAAATAATAATAAAAACTAATTTGACCCTAAACCTGCGGGGTCGTCTAGCGGTAGGACATCGCCCTTTGGAGGCGAGTACCTTGGTTCGAATCCAAGCCCCGCAGGTTTGCGGTCAAATTGTCGCGGGATCGCCTGCCTGCCGGCAGGCAGGTCTAGCGGTAGGACATCGCCCTTTGGAGGCGAGTATCTTGGTTCGAATCCAAGTTCGATTTCTTTTCTGTAAATCGAATTGGCAAATAAAACATGAAAAATAATATCATTTTTAGAAAAGCAGAAATAAAAGATTTAAAAGACATCCTCAAATTAAATTTTGAATTATTCAAGAAAGAGCATAAAAAATTTGATAAGAGTTTGAATTTGGAATGGACATACAAAAATGGAAGAAAATATTTTAAGGATCGCGTTACTAAAAAAGATGGTTTTGTGGAAGTTGTAAAAAACAATGATAAAACAGTCGGCTATCTGTGCGGCGGTATTTCAGAATTCTTGCCCTATCGAAAAAGGGCCAGATATGCAGAATTGGAAAATATGTTTATAGCAAAAGAATTCAGAGGAAAGAATTTGGGCGCCAAATTAACAAAAGATTTTATAAATTGGTGCAAGAAAAGTAAAATTGATTATATCTCCGTAAGAGCTTCTAGCCTAAATAAACCGGCATTGGGATTTTATAGAATTTTAGGGTTCAAAGACTACGATACTATTTTAGAAATGAGATTGCTGAAAAGAAAAATTAAATAAATGACCTATCGTGGGTTCGAACCGAATTTGAAAAATTAAAGCGAGTATTTTCAATGATTTCTCAGAAAAAGTTCAAATAGGCTCTCTCCGCCAATTAGGAATTTTAGGGGGCTGTAGTCAGAAACTTTTGTCGGGCGCAAAGGCTTATATAGGAAAAGAGAAATCTCAAAACTTATGCCATGAGTCAATCAAACGCCAATAACTTCGCGGAAAAGTTTTCAAAAAATACCATAATCAAGCTCTTCGCATGCGTCGGGCTTGCCGTTTTTTGGGTGGTGTTTCTTTGGAATTTTTGGGATAGGGAAGTATATGCTTTGGGCATCAACGCCCTTGTTTTTTTTGCGTTATTCCTCGGATTTTTTATTTGGGTCCTTTTTGAAAAAGGCAGATGCTTGAAGAAGGATACTCTTTGGATTGTCCCGTTATCGTTGATGATTGTCAGCTTTTTTTTGTATGATAATCCGTTTGTGAAAGTTGTGACATTGCTTGTCGGCCCTGTTTCTTTTTTCGTTTTTTATAACTATTCCTTTTTGAAAGACAGGAGGGAAAAATCGTGGAATTTATCTTTCGCGCTGAGTTTGTTTATTGGACGCCTAGTGGCAATTTTCGGCAATATCGGCAAGTCGGCTATTTTGTATTTAGAGTTTATAATCCCGGCAAACGAGAAATATAAAAAGATTATTGCCAGAATACTTATAGGGTTTGTTTTTTTTGTGATCATCTCGCTTGCCGTTTTGATCCCCTTGCTGTCTTCGGCAGATGCGGTTTTTGCTCACTCCGTCAAAGCGGTTTATGATTGGGCAACAAAAATCATATCGCTACCGTTTGCGAAAAAGCTGTTTTTTGCAGCCATTCTTTCCGTAATTTTTTTAGCAGCGGTGATTACATGGGAAAAGGAATTTGATTATAACAAAAAAGAAAAAGAAACTTTTCCAATAGATTCCATTATTGCCGGTATTGTGCTTGGAGGCATCCTGATAGTGTATTTGCTTTTTTTGTGGATACAAATCGGTCATTTATGGGTCGGTTCATTGCCGTTTGATTTTAAAACTACTGAAAATTTGGTAAAAAGCGGTTTTTGGCAGCTGTTGGTTTTGACGTTTCTTAATATTTTTATTTACTTTTTCATCTATAAAAAGACTTCATTGTTTGTGCAGAAAATTTTACTTGCATTTACCGCGGCTTCATTATTGCTTCTTGTTTCAGCGGGATACCGCATGGGTCTATATGTGATTTTTTACGGATTTAGTTATGAGAAATTTTTTGCCTCATATACGGTATTATTTTGCGCGTTGCTTTTTTTCTGGCTATTATTGAGATTAGTTGTTGATAAAAAAACAGATATTCTTAAAACGGCGGTTGTTCTGTTTATTTGGATGTACGGGGTGATGACGGTTTTCCCCGTAGAACAGTTTATTTTTCGTTCAAACATAGCGCTCTCGCATCGTGAAGATTCGCGCATTAAACTCTCGGAACTTTCCATGCTTTCGCCGGATGTGCTGGGATTGGTAAAAAGATATGAAGCGGCGGGTGTTTTGAAAAAAGAAACGTTTGATTGGACGCCTTGGATAGAAAGCCAGGAGAAAAAAGTTGCTGATAAAAAGTGGTACGAGCGCAATGCGATGAACCTGCTTTATCTGGCAAATAAAACTGAAACAGAAAATAATTTGGTCGGCGGCGACAAAGACGTTTACGGCTGTATCGGTTCTGCCGGCTACTCGTGGTGTGAAGCAAAACAAAAATGTATCAGAAGTTGGGAAGAATATTGTACGATAACAACGCCAAAGAAAGTTGTTTTCGCTTGCGACGGCTCAAAAACAATCACTGCCACGTTTTATATTGGCGACGATAAATTTGTTGATTTGGAATTAAGCGATGGCAAAAAACTTTCCGTGCCGCGTGCCATATCCGCTTCCGGCGCGCGATACACTAAAGCCGACGAGACTTTTGTTTTTTGGAACAAAGGAGATACGGCGTTCATAACCGAGGGCGCGGATAGCGTTGAAACTTATTCAAACTGCAATCTTCAATAAGATAAAAAAATGCGTTTTATTTTAACACGCTCCACATATTAGGATCCGCGCTGCCGTCAAACTTGAACACGGCGACTCCGCGGACTCCGAGTTTGCGCGCGAGCGCGACTTTTTCTGCGATGGCTTGAGTATCGCTCCACGATAAAAAGTTGAAAGGCTGACTGGTATTTACCTGTGAGCCTGTGTTTTGCGCGACGGAAGAAGACGCGATTTCCTGCTGTGTCTGGGTTAATTCGTTTCCGGCGGGAGCAATCGCTTCAAGAACTTTTGGATCGTATGTAAATCCGAGTTCATTGGCGCTGGTGCGAGTTGGCGTAATGCCGAGCTGGCTGGCAATATCAGTGGCGTAGCGCGGATTAAACGGCCAAAGCAATTTATATTGATAACTGCCGTCGGTTTTGGGCGTTATCGTGTATTCGTAGCCGTACGTGGGAATGCCTATTATTATTTTATTTTTTGAAATTTTTTGGCTTGCGAGATTAACCAAAGTTTCCACCCATGCCGGGTCCGCAACCGGCGCGTATGGTGCTTTGCGGGCTGAATTCAAAAGTACATCTATTGTCCCTTGGTCGTAAGCCATTATTTCCACGCGGTCGCAGTATTTGTTTATTGCCGCGTAATCGTTGGCATAATCCATTGCGTCATCGGGGATAGTCGCGCCCGGGCTGTAGCGGTGGCTAAGCGGCATACGGGCTTCAATAGTGCAATAAACCCATTTGTTGCCCATTCGCTGATATAATCCCTTGAGGAAAGTTGAAAAATAATCTATTGTTTCGTGTTTTTTCGCTTCAAAATCTATATCAATGCCGTCAAAACCGTTTTGTTTGACCGTGTTCGCTATTTCGTCTTCAAGAGCGATGCGGCTTGTGGTGTTGCTTAATATTTTGTGTATCGCGTTGCCGTCTCCCCACATTACCGTTGGCACGACTCTAGTTTTATTTTTCTTTGCCTCGGCAACAAAGCTGGTCCAGGGTTCTTGTCCGAGTTTCGCGGTGTCGGCCAAAGTGCCGTTGCTTTTTACCGTGTAGCCAAAAGGCATTACGCTTGTGAGTTGCGTGATGTGCTCAAGAGTTTCGCGAGTGCCCGTGGCTGAACGCCAATATGGCACCCAGCCTGAAAATTCAAATGTTGGACTTTTTGTGGTTGCGGTGCTTGAGGAGCCTGAGAGAGCGGCACGGGTTTTTGGCCCGTAAACTCCATAACCCGAGGCTTTTGTTCCCGAGCAAATAATATTTTGTTCGCATTGGAATTTTTTAAGCGCGGCTTCCGTAAGAGAACCGAAGTATCCGGTATTTTTTCCCGAAGCAAGATATCCTTTTTCAATAAGTTTATTTTGCAAAGCGCGCACGTCTTCGCCCGAGAGTCCGAAAGAAAGTGAGCGTTCAGCCGCCATGGCGCCAAGGGGCAAGATGAAAAATATCCCAAAAAACAAAAATAGGGTTAAAGCAAGTTTTTTTCTCATAAACATATATTAACAGACGCGAAAGGATTTCAGAAGTTCCAAAACGGAATAAGTTTTCGGCGCGAAATTTTTGTTTGCGTATTTTTTTAGGAAGAGCGATAATAACTGAACCTTTATCCGTTTAAAAAATATTTTACGATTTATGCCTCGCAGTAAAACAACCGGAGAAAAATCGCTTGCGCTTCACAAAAAAAATGTCGGAAAATTTTGCGTTGCCAGTAAAGTGCCTCTTGATAATGCCGATGATTTGAGCGTCGTTTACACTCCCGGAGTGGGAACAGTAAGCTCTTTTTTGTCGAAAAATAAAAACAAGGCGCGCGAATACACGATGAAAGGGAATAGTGTTGCCGTAGTTTCCGACGGCTCGGCCGTGCTCGGTCTCGGAAATATCGGTCCTGAAGCAGCTTTGCCTGTAATGGAAGGCAAATGTCTTATTTTTAAAAAATTTGCCGACATAGATGCCGTGCCCATAGTGCTTTCCACTCAAAACACGGAAGAAATTATCAGCGCGGTAAAAGCCATCTCTCCGACATTCGGCGGCATAAACCTTGAAGATATTTCCGCCCCTCGATGTTTTGAGATAGAGGAGCGGCTTAAAACGGAGCTTGATATTCCTGTGATGCATGATGATCAGCATGGCACGGCGATTGTTATTTTAGCAGGTCTTATAAACGCCTTAAAAGTTGTTAAAAAGAAAATTTCGGATGTAAAAATTGTAGTAAGCGGCGCGGGAGCGGCCGGGGTGGCGGCGGTTAAAATGATTTTAGGAGAAGGCGCTAAAAATATTTTGGTTTTGGACAGCAAAGGAATTATTCATAAAAATAGGGAAGGGTTAAATGGGGAAAAAATAAAAATTGCGGAAACTACGAACAGCAATAATTGTTCCGGAAATCTTTCCGACGCGCTAGAAGGAGCGGATGTTTTTATCGGCGTTTCCGCAGCCGGAATTTTGACGCAAGAAATGGTTCGTAAAATGGCGAAAAATCCGGTGATTTTCGCCTTGGCGAATCCTGTCCCTGAGATCATGCCCGATTTGGCGCTTAAAGCGGGGGCAAAAATAGTCGCCACCGGAAGAAGCGATTTTCCCAACCAGCTGAATAACGCTTTGGTCTTTCCCGGAGTTTTCCGCGGAGCGATTGATAATAAAATTTCTAAAATTACGGATGAGATGAAAAGAAAAGCCGCCCGCGCTTTGGCGAAGCTGGTTTCAAAGCCGAATTCAAAACTTCTTGTGCCGAAAGTTTTTGACAAAAGAGTGGTTAAGACTGTTTCCCGAGCTATCAGATAAACAGCGAAATTTTTAGAAAAAGAAATCCCCCGATTTCGTAAAACGAAATCGGGGGATTGGCTTTATGCGTGGGAGTGCGATGAAATAGAAACTACTTTGCCGGGGATTTTTTTACTGTCTTTTCCCTCCTCTGTGCGGTTGAACAATAATTTTTGCAGAATTTCGTTATGTAAATCTTCTTCAACAAAAAACAAGGGATATTCCATCGGGCGGGTTTGGATGAACATGCTCTTTGCCAGCGATAAAGCTGTTACGCAATAACCGACCGTGATGGTGTTTTCCTCTATGTCCGCGATTTCTTGGACGGAAAGAAGAACTGTTTCGCGTTTTTCTCCCAGTTCGATTTTAAGGAAGGCTGCCAGTTCAATTGATTCTTCTTCCGATTCGTGTTTGTCTTTCTCTCTGCTTCTGAAAGAAAGTTCACACCTTCGTATTCCGGACCATAATATGTTCAGGTTTTCGTCGCTAAGCCCCAATGCCTCTCTATATTCTTTTGAATGGTTTAAAATTATGTCCCGATTTTCTTGCAGTCTTTTCTTCATTCTGCAAACCATCTTTTGAATATCGTCTTTATATCCGGGCATAACCCCTCCTTATTCAAGATTCAAGTTTCAAATTTCTGTTCTTTTTCTTTTTAACTTTTCTTCCGTCAGAAGTCAATTTTTTGTTTTAGGCGGCAAAATAAAAACCCTTCCTTCGGTCTATGTATCCGAAGAAAGGGTTTTCGGGAAAAAAAAGAGCATGAACATTATTAAATTAGCATTTTTGCCAGCTTTGTCAACAAGGTAAAATTCAATTTTATTCACAGCCTCTTGTTGTGGATTTTATTTCATTTTTGGGGCATAATAGAGATATTCATATGTTTATGCCACTTTTTTCTCAATCTCAGACTTCTTTCTCTTATTGGCTGCCCAGAGTGCTCACCATGCTATTCGTGATTTTTATGGGTTTTGTGGCTAACGCGGAAATAGACAGCAAATATGAATATCCGGATGTGCTTACCGCTTCGGCTCTTCATTATATTCCTACTGCCATAGTCGCTATTGCCGGCGCCATTGCCTGGAGAAAAGAGAAGCTGGGGGCATTCGCGATGGTTTTTCTCGGGCTGCTCTATATTGCTTTGGGCTGGGGTTCTCAATCAATCTGGGCTTTTTTGGCGGTGTCCGGACCTTTATTTTTAATAGGAGCGATTTTTTTGCGGAACGATTTGGAAAATAAAAAGAAGTTAATTTCGTAAATTTTTAAGCAACTTTAAAATAGTGTTTTTTATCTCGCTAAAGCCGCGGGATATTTTTATTTTCACGATTTTTGGTACAATATGGGCATGGATGATAAAAAACATTTTATATGCCCTGTCTGTGGCGTGCTTTCGGACGAGCCCGGTGTTTGTAAAACCGGCGGCTGCGAGAGGGAAAATATGCCTTTGAAAGAATGCCGTTGCGGAAACGGAGAAGAGCATAAAAAAGCCGTTGCTAAAGGCGGATGCGATTGCGGCGATTCAGGCTGTTGTTCTTGCTGCGGATAAAATTTGACGAGATGCCGATCAAAATAAGCAGAAGCAAAATAGATTTATTTTTGGAATGTCCGAAGTGTTTTTATTTGGACAAAGTTTTAGGCGTGCCGAGACCTCCCGGTTTTCCTTTCACTTTAAATTCCGCGGTTGATAACCTTTTGAAAAAAGAATTTGATATCCATCGTGCCAAGGGCGAACCGCATCCGCTTATGAAAACTTACGGCATAGATGCCGTTCCTTTTAAACACGAAAAGATAGAAGAGTGGCGCGACGCGAGAACTCGCGGAATAAGATTTTTGCACGAGCCGACGGATATTTTAGTCGGAGGCGGAATAGACGACATGTGGGTTAATTCAAAAGGCGAACTCCATGTGGTTGATTATAAAGCCACGGCGAAAGCCGGTAGGGTGAATTTGGATGCCGAGTGGCAGATAGGTTACAAAAGGCAGGTGGAAGTGTATCAATGGCTGTTTAGAAAGAACGGATTCAAAGTAAGCGACGTCGCTTATTTCGTATATGTGAACGGCAAACGCGACGCGGCGGCTTTTGACGCCCGTTTGGAATTTGACATTGACATAATTCCATACAAGGGCAATGATGATTGGATAGAAAAAGTGCTGTTTGAAATTAGAAAAACATTGGATGGAGATGATGTTCCGAAAGAGTCTAAAAATTGCGAGTATTGCGCTTATCGCAACGCCGTTAATGAGGCGGAAATGTAGGAGGTAAAAGATGAGAAAGGAAAAGAAGGGGGAGGGGAAAAGGCCTGATGAAGTTGGAGAGATACTGCTGGAAGACGGGGAAAAAAGGATATTGCGGTTTT
This genomic interval carries:
- a CDS encoding GNAT family N-acetyltransferase, giving the protein MKNNIIFRKAEIKDLKDILKLNFELFKKEHKKFDKSLNLEWTYKNGRKYFKDRVTKKDGFVEVVKNNDKTVGYLCGGISEFLPYRKRARYAELENMFIAKEFRGKNLGAKLTKDFINWCKKSKIDYISVRASSLNKPALGFYRILGFKDYDTILEMRLLKRKIK
- a CDS encoding glycosyl hydrolase family 18 protein, with protein sequence MRKKLALTLFLFFGIFFILPLGAMAAERSLSFGLSGEDVRALQNKLIEKGYLASGKNTGYFGSLTEAALKKFQCEQNIICSGTKASGYGVYGPKTRAALSGSSSTATTKSPTFEFSGWVPYWRSATGTRETLEHITQLTSVMPFGYTVKSNGTLADTAKLGQEPWTSFVAEAKKNKTRVVPTVMWGDGNAIHKILSNTTSRIALEDEIANTVKQNGFDGIDIDFEAKKHETIDYFSTFLKGLYQRMGNKWVYCTIEARMPLSHRYSPGATIPDDAMDYANDYAAINKYCDRVEIMAYDQGTIDVLLNSARKAPYAPVADPAWVETLVNLASQKISKNKIIIGIPTYGYEYTITPKTDGSYQYKLLWPFNPRYATDIASQLGITPTRTSANELGFTYDPKVLEAIAPAGNELTQTQQEIASSSVAQNTGSQVNTSQPFNFLSWSDTQAIAEKVALARKLGVRGVAVFKFDGSADPNMWSVLK
- a CDS encoding NADP-dependent malic enzyme produces the protein MPRSKTTGEKSLALHKKNVGKFCVASKVPLDNADDLSVVYTPGVGTVSSFLSKNKNKAREYTMKGNSVAVVSDGSAVLGLGNIGPEAALPVMEGKCLIFKKFADIDAVPIVLSTQNTEEIISAVKAISPTFGGINLEDISAPRCFEIEERLKTELDIPVMHDDQHGTAIVILAGLINALKVVKKKISDVKIVVSGAGAAGVAAVKMILGEGAKNILVLDSKGIIHKNREGLNGEKIKIAETTNSNNCSGNLSDALEGADVFIGVSAAGILTQEMVRKMAKNPVIFALANPVPEIMPDLALKAGAKIVATGRSDFPNQLNNALVFPGVFRGAIDNKISKITDEMKRKAARALAKLVSKPNSKLLVPKVFDKRVVKTVSRAIR
- a CDS encoding PD-(D/E)XK nuclease family protein, whose amino-acid sequence is MPIKISRSKIDLFLECPKCFYLDKVLGVPRPPGFPFTLNSAVDNLLKKEFDIHRAKGEPHPLMKTYGIDAVPFKHEKIEEWRDARTRGIRFLHEPTDILVGGGIDDMWVNSKGELHVVDYKATAKAGRVNLDAEWQIGYKRQVEVYQWLFRKNGFKVSDVAYFVYVNGKRDAAAFDARLEFDIDIIPYKGNDDWIEKVLFEIRKTLDGDDVPKESKNCEYCAYRNAVNEAEM
- a CDS encoding DUF4173 domain-containing protein, coding for MSQSNANNFAEKFSKNTIIKLFACVGLAVFWVVFLWNFWDREVYALGINALVFFALFLGFFIWVLFEKGRCLKKDTLWIVPLSLMIVSFFLYDNPFVKVVTLLVGPVSFFVFYNYSFLKDRREKSWNLSFALSLFIGRLVAIFGNIGKSAILYLEFIIPANEKYKKIIARILIGFVFFVIISLAVLIPLLSSADAVFAHSVKAVYDWATKIISLPFAKKLFFAAILSVIFLAAVITWEKEFDYNKKEKETFPIDSIIAGIVLGGILIVYLLFLWIQIGHLWVGSLPFDFKTTENLVKSGFWQLLVLTFLNIFIYFFIYKKTSLFVQKILLAFTAASLLLLVSAGYRMGLYVIFYGFSYEKFFASYTVLFCALLFFWLLLRLVVDKKTDILKTAVVLFIWMYGVMTVFPVEQFIFRSNIALSHREDSRIKLSELSMLSPDVLGLVKRYEAAGVLKKETFDWTPWIESQEKKVADKKWYERNAMNLLYLANKTETENNLVGGDKDVYGCIGSAGYSWCEAKQKCIRSWEEYCTITTPKKVVFACDGSKTITATFYIGDDKFVDLELSDGKKLSVPRAISASGARYTKADETFVFWNKGDTAFITEGADSVETYSNCNLQ